Proteins encoded in a region of the Opitutales bacterium genome:
- the uxaC gene encoding glucuronate isomerase, with protein sequence MSFINDDLLLETPVARTLYHQFAAKQPVIDYHCHLSPKDITENRQFENLFEIWLEGDHYKWRAMRANGEAERFCTGDADPYDKFLAFARTVPHTLRNPLYHWTHLELERYFGLSDLLSEATAPRIWEAANAQLTSGSLRARDILKQWKVELVGTTDDPTDSLEYHAQIDEPGLKVVPTFRPDKAFAIGSGTPWQTWVDQLAETSGEACDTLDSLKAALAARMDHFSAHGCLASDHGLAACPTEIASDVEAAKLFERARSGLSISAREVDAFAGHLLIFLGEAYARLGWAMQLHLGPIRNNNRGLFDQLGPDIGCDSIGDRLQIDGLATILGELSVRNALPKTILYNLNPRDNYAFATMAANFSEEGVPGKMQFGSGWWFLDQLEGMTWQLNTISNLGLLSHFIGMLTDSRSFMSFPRHEYFRRLLCNLLGEDVRRGHVPDDLDTLGALVERVSYKNAAQYFSS encoded by the coding sequence ATGTCTTTCATCAACGACGACCTCCTTCTTGAGACTCCAGTAGCTCGCACGCTCTACCACCAATTTGCGGCGAAGCAGCCCGTCATCGATTACCATTGTCACTTGTCTCCCAAGGATATTACGGAGAATCGGCAGTTTGAGAACCTCTTCGAGATCTGGCTTGAAGGTGACCACTATAAATGGCGCGCAATGCGTGCCAATGGTGAGGCTGAACGATTTTGTACCGGCGACGCCGATCCCTATGACAAATTTTTGGCCTTTGCTCGAACTGTGCCCCATACCTTGCGCAATCCTCTGTATCATTGGACGCATCTCGAATTGGAGCGCTACTTCGGGCTCAGCGATTTGTTGTCGGAAGCAACTGCTCCGAGAATTTGGGAAGCGGCTAATGCTCAGCTGACCTCTGGGAGTTTGCGCGCGCGTGACATCCTAAAACAGTGGAAAGTCGAATTGGTCGGCACCACTGACGATCCGACGGATTCCCTCGAATATCATGCTCAAATAGACGAGCCGGGTCTCAAAGTCGTGCCTACATTTCGTCCAGACAAAGCATTTGCTATCGGCAGCGGCACTCCTTGGCAGACATGGGTGGACCAACTCGCTGAGACATCCGGAGAGGCTTGTGATACGCTTGACAGCCTGAAGGCGGCGCTCGCGGCGAGAATGGACCATTTCTCTGCCCATGGCTGTCTGGCTTCAGACCATGGGCTGGCTGCATGCCCCACTGAGATAGCCAGTGATGTCGAGGCTGCTAAGTTGTTTGAGCGTGCGCGTTCGGGCCTTTCGATCAGTGCGCGTGAGGTAGATGCCTTCGCGGGGCACCTTTTGATTTTCTTGGGAGAAGCTTACGCACGTCTTGGCTGGGCTATGCAACTTCACCTTGGACCTATTCGAAATAACAACCGTGGTCTCTTCGATCAGCTTGGACCCGATATCGGCTGCGATTCTATCGGAGATCGTCTACAAATCGATGGTCTGGCGACGATCCTAGGCGAACTTTCCGTGCGCAACGCGCTGCCAAAGACGATTCTCTATAATCTCAATCCTCGCGATAATTACGCCTTTGCGACCATGGCCGCTAATTTCTCCGAAGAGGGTGTTCCGGGAAAGATGCAATTTGGTAGCGGATGGTGGTTTCTCGACCAACTCGAGGGGATGACTTGGCAACTGAACACAATCTCGAACCTCGGCCTGCTTTCGCACTTTATTGGCATGTTAACAGACTCCAGGAGCTTCATGAGCTTTCCCCGCCATGAGTATTTCCGTCGCCTCCTTTGCAACCTTCTTGGAGAAGACGTGCGCCGCGGCCATGTTCCTGACGATCTCGATACGCTCGGTGCCTTGGTCGAGCGCGTTAGCTATAAAAACGCTGCTCAGTATTTCTCATCGTAG
- a CDS encoding helix-turn-helix transcriptional regulator, whose protein sequence is MSVEKPKLEGKGIEYLRILCEYEESMPIRHFHRVISSHGDNEAETGNGCFDNMHYHDGWELGICHSGRGIIGVGDQILEYKEGDITLIPAGVLHSARSIKGDSHHSFIHFDFNKLCALDYSPFPIDQSTVLCFVYDDKATVLRGLMQLLLDELNSSMLSRLGAIHSLISLLLINARRCSIGRQDAANPFSQKKLQSWSRIVAALDLISKSYAEEITSADLCSACSISQSSLWRAFIELIGKSPQEYLLNYRIRVAATRVIQSEDKFSVIAHECGFHSLSSFNRQFRKIMGHSPSTWKRDILNEKA, encoded by the coding sequence GTGTCAGTGGAGAAACCAAAACTTGAAGGCAAGGGGATAGAATATCTCCGCATCCTTTGTGAATATGAAGAATCTATGCCGATTCGTCATTTTCATCGGGTCATCAGTTCACATGGTGACAATGAGGCTGAGACTGGTAATGGGTGTTTTGATAATATGCACTACCACGATGGTTGGGAGTTGGGGATTTGTCATTCAGGCAGAGGAATTATTGGAGTGGGGGACCAAATACTTGAATACAAAGAAGGTGACATCACACTCATTCCAGCAGGCGTGCTGCACTCAGCTCGGAGCATTAAGGGAGATTCTCATCACAGCTTCATTCATTTTGATTTCAACAAGTTGTGTGCCTTGGACTACAGTCCCTTTCCAATCGATCAGTCCACCGTTCTGTGCTTTGTATATGATGATAAGGCGACTGTTTTACGAGGACTCATGCAATTGCTTCTCGACGAGCTAAATAGCTCCATGCTGTCCCGTTTGGGCGCTATACATTCCTTAATTTCATTACTGCTCATCAATGCGCGGAGGTGCTCTATTGGACGTCAGGATGCCGCAAACCCATTTTCTCAAAAAAAACTTCAATCATGGAGTCGCATCGTGGCTGCCCTTGACTTGATTTCTAAATCCTACGCGGAAGAGATCACATCAGCTGATCTTTGCAGCGCTTGTTCCATAAGCCAGAGCAGCCTTTGGCGAGCTTTCATAGAACTCATTGGGAAATCTCCTCAAGAGTATTTGTTAAACTATCGAATACGTGTTGCGGCAACGAGAGTCATCCAGTCCGAGGATAAGTTTTCAGTCATTGCACACGAATGTGGTTTCCATTCACTATCGAGCTTCAACCGCCAGTTCCGTAAAATCATGGGGCATTCCCCGAGCACCTGGAAAAGAGATATCCTCAATGAGAAAGCATGA
- the eda gene encoding bifunctional 4-hydroxy-2-oxoglutarate aldolase/2-dehydro-3-deoxy-phosphogluconate aldolase produces MDKDILKKSRILPVIVIEDAQDAVPLAEALLAGGLSAIEVTFRTTAAAESIRLIRDNVPEMTVSAGTVLTLDQAQAALDSGAQFCLSPGLDSEVVTYVLERSIPFVPGVMTPSEVQAALKLDCQHLKFFPAGAAGGVKMLKSIAAPFKSMGVQFCPTGGLNLENMAEYLALSEVFTIGGSWLAPSAQIAAGDWTGITENVRAAVDQIPAL; encoded by the coding sequence ATGGATAAGGACATACTTAAAAAGAGCCGCATTTTACCAGTCATCGTAATCGAAGACGCCCAAGATGCTGTTCCCTTGGCGGAGGCTTTACTTGCAGGAGGCTTGAGTGCGATTGAAGTCACTTTTCGGACTACAGCAGCAGCTGAATCGATCCGATTGATTCGTGACAATGTGCCTGAGATGACCGTCTCCGCTGGTACTGTTTTAACTTTGGATCAAGCCCAAGCAGCCTTGGATTCGGGTGCGCAATTCTGCCTGTCACCGGGTTTGGATTCCGAGGTTGTCACATATGTTTTAGAGCGAAGTATTCCATTTGTTCCGGGTGTGATGACGCCAAGTGAAGTGCAAGCTGCGTTGAAACTGGATTGTCAGCATCTCAAGTTTTTCCCTGCCGGCGCTGCTGGTGGTGTGAAGATGCTCAAGTCCATTGCTGCTCCCTTTAAGTCTATGGGCGTGCAATTTTGCCCAACGGGCGGGCTGAATCTCGAAAATATGGCCGAATACTTAGCCCTTTCTGAAGTCTTCACCATTGGCGGTTCTTGGCTTGCTCCTTCCGCTCAAATCGCAGCGGGTGATTGGACGGGAATCACCGAAAATGTACGCGCTGCCGTAGATCAGATTCCGGCGCTTTAA